From Paenibacillus sp. GP183, one genomic window encodes:
- a CDS encoding pyrimidine-nucleoside phosphorylase: protein MRMVDLIHKKRSGSALLQEEIDFIIQGYTQGDIPDYQMSALLMAVYFRGMTSEEISHLTMSMANSGDRIDLSEINGVKVDKHSTGGVGDKISLIVAPIAAYLGIPVAKMSGRGLGHTGGTIDKLESIAGFHIELSKEEFIRSVNTNKIAIVGQSGNLAPADKKIYALRDVTATVDSIPLIASSIMSKKIASGADAIVLDVKMGSGAFMKTVEDARVLAQTMVSIGKSLGRHTIAMITDMEQPLGREIGNANEVRESIDVLRGTGDHDLTEVAISVAAYMALLGKVYSSFEEAHAAVKEIIQNGRALDTFRIFIANQGGNPDIVDHPELLPTAAHHIEVLAKSDGFVQQIEAEQIGIAAMLLGAGRAKKEDPIDYSVGITLNKKIGDAVQSGQSICTLHANRQNVQDVIDLIHGAYIIADAKPVPAQLIYDVIM from the coding sequence ATGAGAATGGTGGATTTGATACATAAAAAAAGATCAGGCTCTGCCTTATTGCAAGAAGAAATCGATTTTATCATACAAGGTTATACACAAGGGGACATACCGGATTATCAAATGTCGGCTCTGCTTATGGCGGTCTACTTTCGAGGCATGACGAGCGAGGAGATCTCCCATTTAACGATGTCAATGGCAAATTCGGGTGACAGGATTGATTTGTCCGAGATCAACGGCGTTAAGGTCGATAAGCATTCAACAGGCGGTGTAGGCGATAAAATCAGTTTGATCGTAGCGCCTATAGCAGCCTATTTGGGCATACCCGTAGCCAAAATGTCAGGCCGCGGCCTCGGACATACAGGCGGGACGATTGATAAACTGGAGTCGATAGCAGGCTTCCATATTGAGTTAAGTAAAGAAGAGTTCATCCGCTCCGTGAATACGAATAAGATTGCCATTGTCGGGCAAAGCGGTAACCTGGCGCCAGCTGATAAGAAAATTTATGCATTGCGAGATGTTACGGCAACAGTAGATTCCATTCCGCTGATTGCCAGCTCCATCATGAGCAAAAAAATTGCATCAGGAGCTGATGCGATTGTGCTCGATGTCAAAATGGGTTCAGGTGCTTTTATGAAAACCGTCGAGGATGCCAGGGTTTTGGCGCAAACTATGGTCAGCATCGGCAAGAGTCTGGGTCGCCATACGATTGCGATGATTACGGATATGGAGCAGCCGCTGGGCCGTGAGATCGGCAACGCAAATGAAGTTCGCGAATCGATCGATGTGCTGAGGGGTACCGGCGACCATGATTTGACCGAAGTAGCCATATCGGTAGCAGCTTATATGGCTTTGCTTGGTAAAGTATACAGCAGCTTTGAAGAGGCCCATGCCGCTGTTAAGGAAATTATTCAAAACGGCAGAGCTCTCGATACTTTTCGAATATTTATCGCCAATCAAGGCGGGAACCCGGATATTGTTGATCATCCGGAGCTGCTCCCAACCGCTGCTCATCATATTGAAGTACTGGCTAAGTCTGATGGTTTTGTTCAGCAGATCGAAGCCGAGCAAATCGGGATTGCCGCCATGCTCCTAGGCGCAGGCCGAGCCAAAAAAGAAGACCCCATTGATTACTCAGTGGGAATCACGTTAAATAAAAAAATCGGCGACGCCGTCCAATCCGGTCAATCCATCTGTACGCTGCATGCCAATCGCCAGAACGTGCAGGACGTAATCGATTTAATTCATGGCGCTTATATCATTGCTGACGCCAAACCCGTACCTGCACAATTGATCTATGACGTCATTATGTAA
- a CDS encoding purine-nucleoside phosphorylase, translating into MEKTYIEQIKEAAAYIRNRLGDKEPVIGLVLGSGLGDMANQVEQPTAIDYHDVPHFPVSTVEGHEGRFVAGSLEGKQVIVMQGRFHYYEGYSMKKVVFPVYVMKELGIKTVVMTNAAGGMNRSFAAGDLMLISDHLNMTGDNPLIGPNHSELGVRFPDMSEAYNREYRALAIKLAEEIQVEPNEPLRLQQGVYAGITGPAYLTPSELTMLARVGGDAIGMSTVGEVIAARHAGLQVLGISCITDMAIGEELEPLTHEQVVAVANRTKPKFISLVRAFVREVKIDL; encoded by the coding sequence ATGGAAAAGACATACATAGAACAAATTAAAGAAGCAGCAGCATATATCAGAAATCGCTTAGGAGACAAGGAGCCCGTAATTGGCCTAGTGCTGGGATCTGGTTTGGGCGATATGGCGAATCAAGTAGAGCAGCCCACAGCGATAGATTACCATGATGTACCCCATTTTCCGGTATCGACTGTTGAGGGGCATGAAGGCCGTTTTGTTGCAGGCTCGCTGGAAGGCAAGCAAGTCATCGTTATGCAGGGGCGCTTTCATTATTATGAAGGTTATTCAATGAAAAAAGTCGTTTTTCCGGTTTATGTCATGAAGGAGCTGGGTATAAAGACAGTCGTTATGACGAATGCGGCAGGGGGAATGAACCGTTCCTTCGCAGCCGGAGATCTGATGCTGATCAGCGATCATCTGAATATGACCGGAGATAATCCTTTGATCGGACCTAATCATAGTGAGCTGGGCGTCCGCTTTCCGGACATGTCAGAAGCCTACAACCGCGAATACAGGGCACTCGCCATAAAACTCGCTGAGGAGATTCAAGTTGAGCCTAATGAACCTTTGCGCCTTCAACAGGGAGTTTACGCGGGTATTACAGGTCCAGCCTATTTGACGCCTTCCGAGTTAACGATGCTTGCACGTGTTGGCGGGGATGCCATCGGCATGTCCACAGTGGGTGAAGTCATTGCCGCAAGACACGCTGGACTTCAAGTCCTGGGCATTTCCTGCATTACCGATATGGCTATTGGCGAAGAGCTTGAACCTCTCACACATGAACAGGTCGTAGCTGTAGCCAATCGAACCAAGCCGAAATTCATCTCTTTGGTCAGAGCTTTTGTGCGTGAAGTGAAAATTGACCTATGA
- a CDS encoding purine-nucleoside phosphorylase codes for MSEQSKIDEAAAFIRGEIDLRPEIGLILGSGLGVLADLIEKPIVIDYSKIPHFPVSTVEGHAGELVVGTIQNKQVLIMKGRFHAYEGYAAQTVSFPVRVMKELGIHTLMVTNAAGGVNTSYEVGDLMVIKDHLNLTYRNPLIGPNDNQLGVRFPDMSEAYSRRLRKLAHDVAASQNFSLREGVYAGLLGPSYETPAEIRMLRIMGADAVGMSTVPEVIIARHAGMEVLGFSCISNMAAGILDQPLSHAEVMVTTEKVKPKFLKLVLGIIEAL; via the coding sequence ATGTCCGAACAATCCAAAATTGATGAAGCTGCAGCATTTATTCGCGGTGAAATAGACTTGCGGCCGGAGATAGGCTTAATTCTGGGATCCGGTCTTGGAGTACTGGCTGACCTGATTGAGAAACCCATCGTCATCGATTATTCGAAGATCCCTCATTTCCCGGTTTCTACCGTGGAAGGCCATGCCGGGGAGCTTGTCGTTGGCACCATTCAGAATAAACAAGTTCTGATCATGAAGGGGCGCTTTCATGCTTATGAGGGCTATGCCGCCCAAACCGTTTCTTTTCCGGTTAGAGTTATGAAAGAGCTGGGCATACATACATTGATGGTGACCAATGCGGCAGGTGGTGTAAACACTTCCTATGAGGTCGGAGATTTAATGGTGATCAAGGATCATCTGAATTTGACGTATCGGAATCCCTTAATCGGCCCCAACGACAATCAGCTAGGCGTTCGATTTCCCGATATGTCGGAGGCTTACAGCCGCCGCTTGCGTAAGCTTGCCCATGATGTAGCCGCAAGCCAAAACTTCAGCCTTCGTGAAGGGGTTTATGCGGGTTTGCTCGGACCATCGTATGAGACTCCGGCAGAAATTCGGATGCTAAGGATTATGGGTGCGGACGCTGTCGGTATGTCGACGGTACCCGAAGTGATTATTGCCAGACACGCCGGCATGGAAGTACTTGGCTTCTCCTGTATCTCTAACATGGCAGCAGGCATATTGGATCAACCGCTGTCTCATGCGGAAGTCATGGTAACAACGGAGAAGGTAAAACCGAAATTTCTAAAGCTGGTGTTAGGGATTATTGAAGCTCTATAG
- the deoB gene encoding phosphopentomutase encodes MRFKRICLIVLDSVGIGELPDAVHFGDIGSHTLGHIAEHSRGLSLPNLQKLGLGNIADLKGIPPESNPHAYYGKMAEVSVGKDTMTGHWELMGLKVEIPFNVYPDGFPDVLIKQFEQQTGRKVIGNKPASGTEILDELGEEQMKTGAWIVYTSADSVFQLAAHEEIIPLEELYVACEIARKLTLEGEVVVGRVIARPYVGEPGAFTRTSNRRDYAVKPPAPTVMNHLKDAGQQVIAIGKIEDIFDGEGVTKALHTKSNLDGIQKTIEVLDTSFKGLVFTNLVDFDSLYGHRRDPVGYGKALEEFDALLPRIMAGTGPDDLLVLTADHGNDPVHAGTDHTREYVPILLFSPGLTMPDSIGVRATFADLGATIADNFDLPSTGNGASFLERLQ; translated from the coding sequence ATGCGTTTTAAGCGAATTTGTTTAATTGTTTTGGACAGTGTCGGCATCGGAGAGCTGCCTGACGCTGTCCATTTTGGCGATATTGGCTCCCATACTCTGGGGCATATTGCCGAGCATTCCCGCGGCTTATCGCTGCCGAATCTGCAAAAGCTGGGTTTAGGAAACATAGCTGATCTGAAGGGTATTCCACCAGAGTCAAATCCGCATGCCTATTATGGTAAAATGGCGGAAGTCTCGGTTGGCAAAGACACGATGACTGGCCATTGGGAGCTGATGGGATTAAAGGTGGAGATTCCATTCAATGTGTATCCGGATGGGTTTCCGGATGTATTGATCAAGCAATTCGAGCAACAAACAGGCCGTAAGGTGATTGGCAACAAACCGGCTTCAGGAACTGAGATTTTGGATGAGCTGGGTGAAGAACAGATGAAGACGGGGGCATGGATTGTTTATACTTCCGCAGACAGCGTCTTTCAGCTCGCCGCGCATGAAGAAATCATCCCCCTTGAGGAGCTTTACGTGGCGTGCGAGATTGCAAGAAAGCTTACTCTGGAAGGTGAGGTTGTTGTGGGCAGGGTGATTGCCCGTCCATACGTTGGCGAGCCGGGGGCGTTTACCCGAACATCGAATCGTCGTGATTATGCGGTAAAGCCCCCGGCACCAACAGTGATGAATCATTTAAAGGATGCTGGACAACAGGTTATTGCTATCGGTAAAATAGAAGATATTTTTGATGGGGAAGGGGTAACGAAGGCATTACATACCAAAAGCAACCTCGATGGTATACAAAAGACGATTGAAGTGCTGGATACTTCCTTCAAGGGGCTCGTCTTTACGAATTTAGTTGATTTTGATTCCCTTTACGGCCATCGGCGTGATCCGGTAGGATACGGTAAAGCACTGGAGGAATTTGATGCGCTTCTGCCAAGGATCATGGCTGGTACCGGTCCGGATGACCTGCTTGTTTTGACGGCCGATCATGGCAATGATCCTGTACATGCCGGAACGGATCATACGAGAGAGTATGTGCCCATTCTGCTCTTCAGTCCAGGTTTGACGATGCCTGACTCGATCGGTGTACGTGCTACATTTGCAGATTTGGGTGCTACCATAGCCGATAATTTTGATCTGCCGTCTACAGGCAATGGAGCCAGCTTTTTAGAAAGATTGCAATAA
- a CDS encoding CHASE3 domain-containing protein, whose translation MFSNKRFNISGKIILGYVFVILCLSLAVFGVSGRINELQKEIDFIAKHDIEALNLANQIEKHVLNLQSGQRGYILTGNTSYLDLYTSENLLWLADYNKLHELLSDSPVQQKNLEAIKPIITDWIQKAAEPAILLKKENKEQELQNFVKMDPGKGYIDQIRDQFDALRSMETQMTATRSAALDDRNKQIKTDLLFYFLLISALAIVIGLLVSGSISKTIKQTIRAIKEITHSNNGQKVSRIEIKTNDEVHDLALSMNELLDIHEQYMWYQTSVSELAVISNGINDVNQLAQLFINKLAVMVGASYGVFYLRVDKGEQQRLVKVAAFAAYGTEKGMAGFNLGEGLVGQAALENRIVYLDSVPDDFIKITSGLGQSSPKTILVAPISSEGRVEAVIELASLNNYTIMQRSLIESAIGNFGVVLDNVIGRMEVERLLKESQAQSEELQSLTEELQAQTEELQAQQEELRVNNEQLEEQNESSLQRTIELEKAKKDLEKLAMDLQRSSAYKSEFLANMSHELRTPLNSVIILSQMLQENKNGTLNPEEAEYARVITAAGNDLLSLIDDILDLSKVEAGKIEIMVDEVKLMELPQLMHSHFRPVAEKKGVQFEVEIGKDIPNRLFTDGRRLQQILRNLLTNAFKFTEKGSVTLKIQKADSHIVTKHFQSHTEDSILAISVVDTGVGIPRDKQELIFDAFQQADGTTNRRYGGTGLGLSICREFTKLLGGVIFLESEENKGSTFTVFVPSMRRSQEQQTVTAQVEVAAALTSTNSSLIQSTANTVQLTDRTKEDKEGFEFTKIETNSENTLFKNKRVLLVDDDIRNVFALTISLENEGMIVKVANNGSESLEILREEERFDLVLMDIMMPIMDGYEAMQAIRSNPAHAELPIIALTAKAMKNDREKCLEFGASDYISKPLQIDQLFSLMRVWLTR comes from the coding sequence ATGTTTTCTAATAAACGATTTAATATAAGCGGAAAAATCATCCTTGGTTACGTGTTTGTGATTCTGTGCCTAAGCTTGGCTGTTTTTGGTGTGTCCGGAAGAATTAATGAGCTGCAAAAAGAGATAGATTTCATAGCGAAACATGATATAGAAGCTCTAAATCTGGCTAATCAAATAGAGAAGCATGTATTGAATTTGCAAAGCGGTCAGCGAGGCTATATTCTTACAGGGAATACGAGCTATTTAGACTTATATACGAGTGAAAACTTACTTTGGCTGGCCGATTATAACAAGCTTCATGAATTATTGTCGGATAGTCCCGTACAGCAAAAGAATCTGGAAGCCATTAAACCAATCATCACAGACTGGATTCAAAAGGCTGCAGAACCGGCCATTTTGTTGAAAAAAGAAAACAAGGAACAAGAACTGCAAAATTTCGTTAAAATGGATCCGGGTAAAGGTTATATCGATCAAATACGAGATCAATTTGATGCTTTGCGCAGTATGGAAACACAAATGACCGCAACTCGTTCAGCTGCGCTGGATGATAGGAATAAGCAAATAAAAACCGATCTTTTGTTTTATTTCTTGTTGATATCGGCTCTTGCCATAGTTATCGGTTTGCTGGTTTCCGGTTCTATCAGCAAAACGATCAAGCAAACCATTCGTGCAATTAAGGAAATAACCCATTCCAATAATGGGCAAAAGGTTAGCCGCATCGAAATCAAAACGAATGATGAAGTCCATGATCTCGCTCTTTCCATGAATGAATTGTTGGACATCCATGAACAATATATGTGGTATCAAACAAGTGTTTCCGAGCTGGCCGTTATTTCTAACGGAATAAACGATGTGAATCAACTGGCCCAACTTTTTATAAATAAATTAGCTGTTATGGTCGGTGCGTCATATGGGGTATTTTATCTGCGAGTAGATAAAGGTGAGCAGCAAAGGCTGGTCAAAGTAGCAGCTTTTGCTGCCTATGGAACAGAAAAAGGCATGGCCGGGTTTAATTTGGGTGAGGGTTTGGTAGGCCAAGCTGCACTGGAAAACCGTATTGTTTATCTGGACTCCGTTCCCGATGATTTTATAAAAATAACTTCAGGCTTGGGGCAATCTTCACCCAAGACCATTCTTGTGGCTCCTATCTCGTCTGAAGGCAGAGTAGAAGCTGTCATAGAGCTTGCTTCTTTAAATAACTATACGATCATGCAGCGAAGCTTGATAGAGAGTGCCATTGGCAACTTCGGAGTCGTGCTTGATAATGTCATAGGGCGCATGGAAGTGGAAAGACTGCTGAAGGAATCGCAAGCTCAATCCGAAGAGCTGCAGTCCTTAACTGAAGAGCTTCAGGCGCAAACCGAGGAACTGCAAGCGCAGCAAGAAGAGCTGCGTGTCAATAATGAGCAGTTGGAGGAACAGAACGAATCCTCGCTTCAGAGAACAATTGAATTGGAAAAAGCCAAAAAAGATCTGGAAAAATTGGCCATGGATTTGCAGAGAAGCTCAGCCTACAAGTCGGAATTTTTGGCTAATATGTCCCATGAGCTTCGCACACCTTTAAATAGCGTGATCATCCTGTCGCAAATGCTGCAAGAAAATAAAAACGGTACACTGAACCCGGAAGAAGCAGAGTATGCCCGTGTCATTACAGCTGCTGGCAATGATTTGCTGTCGCTCATCGATGATATTTTGGATTTGTCCAAAGTGGAAGCCGGCAAAATTGAAATTATGGTCGATGAGGTCAAGCTCATGGAGCTGCCGCAGCTCATGCATAGTCATTTCCGACCTGTAGCCGAGAAAAAAGGGGTTCAGTTCGAGGTTGAGATCGGCAAGGATATCCCGAATCGATTATTTACGGATGGCCGCAGATTGCAGCAAATCCTCAGAAATTTATTGACTAATGCTTTTAAATTTACGGAAAAAGGGTCTGTGACTTTGAAGATCCAAAAAGCGGATAGCCATATAGTCACCAAACATTTTCAGTCACATACCGAAGACTCGATATTGGCCATTTCTGTTGTCGACACTGGAGTTGGCATTCCCAGAGATAAGCAAGAATTGATCTTCGATGCGTTCCAGCAGGCTGATGGTACGACAAACCGCCGTTATGGCGGTACGGGGCTGGGACTTTCCATTTGCCGTGAGTTCACCAAGTTGTTAGGCGGTGTGATTTTTTTGGAGAGCGAAGAAAATAAAGGAAGTACGTTCACTGTATTTGTGCCCTCGATGAGAAGAAGTCAAGAACAGCAAACGGTAACAGCTCAGGTTGAGGTGGCGGCAGCTCTTACCAGTACAAATTCAAGCTTGATCCAATCAACTGCCAACACAGTCCAATTGACAGACAGGACTAAGGAAGATAAGGAAGGTTTTGAATTTACTAAGATAGAAACGAATTCTGAGAATACCTTGTTCAAAAATAAACGGGTTCTGCTCGTCGATGATGATATCCGAAATGTGTTTGCTCTAACGATCTCCTTAGAGAATGAAGGCATGATTGTGAAAGTGGCCAACAACGGAAGCGAAAGTCTGGAAATTCTGCGAGAGGAAGAGCGTTTTGATCTTGTGCTCATGGATATCATGATGCCCATAATGGATGGTTACGAGGCGATGCAGGCCATTCGCAGCAATCCTGCTCACGCAGAGCTTCCGATTATCGCCTTAACGGCTAAAGCCATGAAAAATGACCGCGAGAAATGCCTGGAATTCGGAGCATCCGATTACATCAGCAAGCCGCTGCAGATTGATCAGCTATTTTCATTGATGCGGGTATGGTTAACCCGTTAA
- the xerD gene encoding site-specific tyrosine recombinase XerD yields the protein MVKDVQIFIQYLKVERGLSRNTLESYERDLAQYVHFIQQQGVTVWRETGKTQIMAYMNELKKIGRAAATLSRTMVSLRAFYQFLLKERLVDTVPSLSMEAPKLEKKLPSVLSIEEIDTLLDAPATGQVNGSRDKAMLELLYATGIRVTELISLNLDDVNLQMGYIRCVGKAGKERMIPIGSMCARSLEAYIKGMRSKLMKQSETLEALFIGHLGTRMTRQGFWKIIKRYAKETRLMKPITPHTLRHSFAAHLLENGADLRSVQEMLGHADISTTQIYAQVTKSKMKEVYNRTHPRANM from the coding sequence ATGGTTAAGGATGTACAAATTTTTATCCAATATTTAAAAGTAGAACGCGGGCTGTCCCGAAATACGCTGGAGTCTTACGAGCGGGATCTTGCTCAGTACGTTCACTTTATTCAGCAGCAAGGTGTAACGGTTTGGAGAGAAACGGGCAAAACGCAGATTATGGCCTACATGAATGAATTAAAAAAAATCGGCCGGGCAGCAGCAACCTTATCCAGGACAATGGTTTCACTTCGTGCTTTTTACCAATTTTTGCTGAAGGAACGGCTGGTAGATACAGTTCCATCTCTAAGCATGGAAGCGCCAAAGCTGGAGAAAAAGCTTCCAAGTGTCCTCTCGATCGAGGAAATCGATACTTTGCTGGACGCGCCGGCAACAGGCCAAGTCAATGGCTCGCGAGATAAAGCTATGCTGGAGCTGCTTTATGCAACCGGGATTCGTGTAACGGAGCTGATCTCACTTAATTTGGATGATGTCAATTTGCAAATGGGTTATATCCGCTGTGTCGGTAAAGCAGGCAAGGAGAGAATGATTCCGATTGGTTCCATGTGTGCTCGTAGCTTGGAGGCTTATATAAAGGGAATGCGATCCAAGCTCATGAAGCAATCCGAGACGCTGGAGGCTTTGTTCATCGGACATTTGGGAACGCGAATGACAAGACAGGGCTTTTGGAAAATTATTAAGCGTTATGCCAAAGAAACCCGCCTCATGAAACCAATTACTCCCCATACCCTTAGACATTCCTTTGCGGCCCATTTGCTCGAAAACGGCGCTGACTTGAGATCCGTACAAGAGATGCTGGGCCATGCGGATATATCGACCACACAAATTTATGCACAAGTCACCAAGTCCAAGATGAAGGAAGTGTACAATAGAACCCACCCCAGGGCGAATATGTGA
- a CDS encoding DUF4227 family protein, which produces MIFFHHKWLARLRFVILFCTLTFLIYQFLLMLSNWSVPSDKYKPPSGKATKVFHHHTVLSETGTMADRLRLFYWYGE; this is translated from the coding sequence ATGATCTTCTTTCATCATAAATGGTTGGCGCGGCTGCGCTTTGTGATTTTATTTTGCACGCTGACCTTTTTGATTTATCAGTTTTTGCTGATGTTGTCGAATTGGTCGGTACCTAGCGATAAATATAAACCTCCTAGCGGAAAAGCGACTAAAGTTTTTCATCACCATACGGTCTTGTCTGAAACTGGAACGATGGCGGATAGGCTTCGTTTGTTTTATTGGTACGGGGAATGA
- a CDS encoding GlsB/YeaQ/YmgE family stress response membrane protein, protein MIFLIISIILAVVIGAIGYTIIGSSFAGGIIGSILTGFIGFWISYLLLGSWGPHIANFAIIPAATGSILIVFISGLLSRLMRRSAY, encoded by the coding sequence GTGATTTTTTTGATCATTTCCATCATTTTAGCTGTTGTGATCGGAGCGATCGGGTATACTATCATCGGAAGCAGTTTTGCCGGAGGCATCATAGGTTCCATCCTTACCGGATTCATTGGTTTTTGGATAAGTTACTTACTATTAGGATCATGGGGACCTCATATTGCCAACTTTGCAATAATTCCCGCGGCAACTGGTTCTATCCTCATAGTGTTTATATCGGGACTTCTTTCAAGATTGATGAGAAGATCCGCTTATTAG
- a CDS encoding YtxH domain-containing protein has translation MSKDNNGVLVAAIIGGAAGAIAALLLAPKSGRELRSDVYNTAQDLQEKGERLLRRALKRSEEAVEETADLLEKAQALYGEAMESSARLMEQIRNSKSAEQLQTSLSEDVLSESKPSNEEDNDKDKSNI, from the coding sequence ATGTCAAAAGATAACAATGGAGTTCTGGTCGCTGCCATTATAGGAGGCGCTGCCGGCGCCATTGCCGCCCTTCTGCTTGCTCCAAAATCCGGTCGTGAGCTTAGAAGCGACGTTTACAACACGGCGCAGGACCTGCAGGAAAAAGGCGAGCGTCTGCTGAGAAGAGCGCTTAAGAGATCTGAAGAAGCTGTAGAAGAAACAGCAGACCTTCTGGAAAAAGCACAGGCTCTATATGGTGAAGCCATGGAATCATCCGCTAGACTTATGGAACAAATCAGAAATTCCAAATCAGCCGAGCAATTGCAAACCTCTTTGTCGGAAGATGTATTATCCGAGTCTAAACCATCTAACGAAGAAGACAATGACAAGGATAAATCCAACATTTAA
- a CDS encoding sigma-70 family RNA polymerase sigma factor — protein sequence MSIDSGPREMPSIYELILEYQKTESNEIATTLLLKYEPMVKMAAGKIARSRPDLYEDLVQVSSMSLLRLFKQYDVTLGVQFEPYMMKSIIGHMKNFLRDKSWYIQVPRRIKEKGFQIQNAIDNLTAKLERSPRVDEIAAEVGLTEEETIEILAGRECYHYVSLDTPLSEEENGATIGDILATSSDEYQRVDSRLDLQEALSVIKDEERQVLELAYVHGHSQRAIAEELNVSQMSVSRIQRRALDKLRAYFAERGQTPDFFK from the coding sequence ATGAGTATAGACTCCGGACCACGCGAAATGCCATCCATTTATGAGCTGATTCTGGAATATCAGAAAACCGAGTCTAATGAAATCGCTACGACCTTATTGCTGAAATATGAGCCTATGGTGAAAATGGCAGCAGGAAAGATTGCCAGAAGCCGGCCAGATTTATATGAAGATTTGGTACAAGTCAGTTCAATGTCCCTGCTTCGTCTCTTTAAGCAATATGATGTAACCTTGGGCGTGCAATTTGAGCCCTATATGATGAAAAGCATCATTGGTCATATGAAAAACTTTTTGCGTGATAAATCTTGGTACATTCAAGTGCCGCGGCGCATCAAGGAAAAAGGTTTTCAAATTCAAAATGCCATCGACAATCTCACAGCCAAGCTGGAGCGTTCCCCCAGGGTGGATGAAATTGCGGCAGAAGTAGGCCTGACCGAAGAGGAAACGATTGAAATTTTGGCCGGGCGCGAATGCTACCACTATGTCTCTTTGGATACTCCTTTGTCTGAGGAAGAAAACGGAGCGACGATCGGGGATATCCTGGCCACCTCTTCCGATGAATATCAAAGAGTGGACAGCCGCCTCGATTTACAGGAAGCTTTGAGCGTGATCAAAGATGAAGAAAGGCAAGTGCTCGAGCTGGCCTATGTTCATGGCCATTCACAAAGAGCCATTGCCGAGGAGTTGAATGTCTCTCAAATGAGCGTGTCTCGGATACAGAGAAGAGCTCTTGATAAGCTGCGGGCTTATTTCGCGGAGCGGGGGCAGACTCCTGACTTTTTTAAGTGA
- the rsbW gene encoding anti-sigma B factor RsbW — protein sequence MKLPNRPVTLTLPAEAEYLDLVRFTLYGIATRLGFSYEETEDMKVAVSEACNNAVIHAYEPGNSGLIEIRFEPSVEELRIIVKDEGHSFDINKLKSSTSMHDRTLDDTQVGGLGLYLMQALMDEVEVKVNGGTEVKLIKKLVKSEEMV from the coding sequence ATGAAACTCCCTAATCGACCTGTTACCTTGACTCTGCCAGCTGAAGCGGAATATTTGGATCTAGTCCGGTTTACGCTTTATGGTATCGCTACACGTCTTGGTTTTTCTTATGAAGAGACGGAGGACATGAAGGTAGCAGTCTCAGAGGCATGTAACAATGCGGTCATTCATGCTTATGAGCCCGGCAATTCGGGCTTGATTGAAATTCGATTCGAGCCTTCCGTAGAGGAACTGCGGATTATTGTGAAGGATGAAGGCCATAGCTTCGATATCAATAAACTTAAAAGTTCAACTTCCATGCACGATAGAACTTTAGATGATACACAAGTTGGGGGACTAGGACTTTATTTGATGCAAGCGCTCATGGATGAAGTGGAGGTGAAGGTAAACGGAGGAACTGAAGTTAAACTCATCAAAAAGTTGGTGAAAAGCGAGGAAATGGTATGA
- a CDS encoding STAS domain-containing protein, with amino-acid sequence MIEPKFQLNKEITELSNTLYLKGELDLSQAAEMRSAIDPLVAETNKALILNLQDLSYIDSTGIGVIVSILKARDVLKAPFHVVATPPKIQRLFDITGLTPFLSA; translated from the coding sequence ATGATTGAACCAAAATTCCAACTAAACAAAGAAATTACCGAACTTAGCAACACATTGTACCTAAAAGGTGAGTTGGACTTATCCCAGGCAGCGGAAATGCGATCAGCGATTGATCCGTTAGTTGCAGAAACTAATAAAGCACTTATTCTTAATCTGCAGGATCTCAGTTATATTGACAGTACTGGCATTGGGGTCATTGTATCGATCTTAAAAGCAAGAGATGTTCTGAAAGCGCCTTTCCATGTTGTAGCTACTCCCCCTAAAATCCAGCGTCTGTTTGATATTACAGGATTAACACCATTCTTGTCAGCCTAA